TGAATTATCTTTATGAAAAGGATGTGTACTTCATCTATTAAGGCAGACGGGTTGTAGAATCACTATTTGGGCCCAAGCTGTAGCTGCAAATACACTTCATGCCCAATGACCAAACAACTATATAACCtaacataaataaaagcagaatcaTCATAAATGATGAACGCGCCCGTACAACACACATGGTCTCGTACCTTTTTGAACAGCATCCGTAGACGTGCACAGACAGCTCCAGAGTAACGTCCCCCTCTCCAACCCTGTGAGCTGTAACATGAGCGCCGGGCCGTGTCCGCAACCAGATCCagtgggtgtcctgtgatggCTCGCTGCATTGTGTGGAGCTCTGGGTGGAAGTGACAGACAGAAACTCCTATCAAGAAGACACTGAAGTCATGTCTGGAATGTGTTTTTAAGCGGTCTGATTTTCTAAAACAGGGGTTAAACGAAATCTTTTCAAGAAGACTTTTTACCGGTGGCTGCTACAAATGGCCTGTAATTCTGATTTGGAGGGTCTTTACATACACTTGGACCACAGATCTTCAGCTATGATACATTTGATGATACACTATCAGTGCATTTATGTGCATATGTGTACTGTACATCCCAAActgcatttccttttatttatttatttttgtatggaCTTTTAAATTGGACATGCTGCCTGTGTCACGGTGAAGCTTTTAACTTAGACGTATTATTTCGCCGTCTTCGTAGTAtgttaaatcatttattttagctTACACTTCGCCAGGGACCCATCAtcatctccacctccctcccagaCCGGCAGCAGCCAGCCACCTTAGCATCACCCACCAGCTGTTAGCTACGTCGATGCTAAGGAAGTAGCGTTGTTTACAGGTGCCTACCGTGAGCATGGACCAAAGAGGAGGCTAATAGGCACACCTCAAACCGACTAAATTATGCCGACGGGACATAAAAACGGGAGAGCGGCTGTGTGTAACCTCGACTAGACTAGTGAGAAGGAAATAAACACGACTTCAGGGAATAAAGGAGAACTCGACTTGTAGTTTTGCTAACCGTTGGCGTTACACTCagtgctagcatgctaacttgTTCGAGCCGTTTTAGTATACTTGcgaatgtttttcatttttaaagcgTTCAAAAGTGTAAACGACGTATCTACACGCGCCTAACTACGCCCCCTTTTTGTGGTTGCTACCTGCTCGTGGTGACTTTGTACCACAAACACCTGTTGTTGGGTTCTTTGTGATGCTGCCAGGTGAGACATGGACTTCCTCACTCTGTTCGCTATCTACGTCGCGGTGGTGCTGGCATGTATAGCACTGGTCTGCAAATACTCGGGCCAGCAGCAAACTCCCTTTCACAAGCTCTTCGACTCTGTAACGAAGGTAAGACTCGTTTTTACTGGACTTCTACAAACCAACAATAGGCGGCGCTGCTGGACTAATTTAGAATGGtgtctttattgttattgtacaGAGATTAAGGTCCCCATAGGTGCCGTAGACCTACAggagtaaataataataataacaaatagataaaggaaatgtaaaatacgtacaaaaaaaataaaacaccaacatgTCATAACGATCCCATTCACACATAGTAAGGGTCACTGTTATTGCATGTCACGTGAAATTATTGCActtgtttgtgttgcacattGTTGTGAGCATTATTGCACATGATATGGAAGTCTTGCACAGACGTATTGCACATTGTCATGAGAATTATTCACATCGTTATTTCTTTACTGCTGACTTGTTCGGTGCGGTTATGCCTCTTGGTACTGGCTGTCAGTGTTGTGAACCGTCTACCAGCAGTTCTTAGGCATCGCCTGCACCTTTCTGTCTGCTGCAGTGCAGCCAGAGATCCACACGCAGAGCACTTTATCGCCATCTAATAGCATTACAACTATTTTCTTGACAGGTTGTTTCCCCGTTAACACCAAAATGGCTGCAAAGGTTTTCCCAGCGGACCTTGCACAGGCTGTTTCACCAAAGGTTTGCAAGTAAAGCGTCGCAGAATTTCCTCTAttgcatatttttaatttactaagcgtcattgtgtgtgtttctaatcGCAGGAGCAACATGTTCATCTACGTGCACATCCTGCTGGAGGGAGCTGTGTATGCAGAGTTCACCTACGAGGTGTTCGGCTTCTGCAGGGACATGGACACCACTCTGATCAGCCTGTCGGTGCCTTACATCCTGCTGGTCGTCAagaccttcttcttctacctctGCATCAAGAGAGACCCAGGTTAGTTTTTATACCAGCTGCAGTAGATATcagaaacagaatcagaaaaaaacttaatttatccCAGAGCGGCAGTTAGTGGGGCAAAGAGCGGTACATAAGAATAAAGAGCAAGGGAATAAAACCACAAAAGTGGGTtggcaaaagcagcatattgtgtggaatggcaggcctgctgccagtaacagtaacacatgtaaacaacagtatataaaaaataaaatgtatatataatgtatagtGAGGTGTATTCTATTACAATAGAATGCATGTGTTttcacaagtgtacctaatgtttcgGTAAGTGAGTGTATAATAACCTCACATGCTTTCATGTCATGGAAAAATGTAGCTGCTGCACTtaacttgtgctgttttgtcCGTGTCTTCTGATTTTATTCAGCCTACATGACCGacttttttgtatgtttactCCTAACTTCTAAAAGATTATTCTGTCCAGTCTTAAAAGAAGAGACTGCTCTTTCTTTGCACTGGTTTCGAGGCTTTTTATCATATATGTTTATTATGTATCACTGTCAGCCTAGTTTCTTACAAGATGAAGTTCCCATGGTATCAAAGGCTAAAAAATTCCAAATTGCAATAggactttatatatatatatatatatatatatatatattagcgCAGCACTTCCTCAACTTTCTCCTCTCCCACTCACCATCTCCCAGGCACAGTGACTAAGAAGAAAGTCGCCAGTCAGATGCGCATCTATTCCTACGACAGGAGACTGTTTCACCCGGGAGTCTCCTGTCCAACCTGCCAGCTCGTCAAACCAGCTCGCTCCAAACACTGCAGTGAGTTTGTCTTACAGAGACTTTCCTTTCGTACTGCCGCAGCTATTCTGTTCTCTCTGGGTTTGAGAATTTAATGAATATGAGTCTCTTTTATGAAACATTTCGCACAGGTAAAAGTATCAAATCCTTTCCTTCTATTCCTCGTGTCGTACCAATCGGAGGGTATCTTTTTTTAGCAAAGCCTGTCTGGGAGATTTTACAGACAACACACAGTTTTAAAGAAATAGAAATGTATCTTGGTGTTGACTGTAAACACATCTGTGTTTTAGGGGTCTGCAACCGGTGTGTCCAGCGTTTCGACCACCACTGCGTCTGGGTGAACAACTGCATCGGCGCTCAGAATACACGTTACTTCCTGCTCTACCTGTTCAGCGTGTGTGCCATGGCAGGTGACATTGCGCTGCTAACCGGAGACATGCTGCTTCATGCCGTGCTGCGCTCAGGACTTTTGAGGGCCAGTTATATAGATGAGTACGGCCAGCAGCAGCAAGCAGGACCTGTGTTTATTGTACAGGTAGTGTATATTTACCATATATACGTTTCTATTTCCTATGTATTATTGCGTGGTAAGCGGAAAaatcttgtgtttcattttccctctTGTCATTGCAGCAACTGTTTATGACCTTCCCCCGAATCGTCTTCATGCTGGGCTTTCTCAtcttcgtcttcttcctcctggcCGGTTACTCCCTGTTCCACTCCTTCCTGGCTGTCGTCAACCAGACCTCGAATGAGTGGTACAAAAGTCGAGGTTACGTTTGTCAGCACTGCCACCCGACCGCAGCAGCTGATAACCTGCGCGGCCCGGCCCCAGACCACTCTAAGAGATACTACTACAGCCGAGGGTTACTTCGAAACCTGGGAGAGATTTTCTTTCCACCGCGACCAGTTCAGAAAAAAGAtagctgaggagaaaaaaaaaaaagatattgaatttaattttgactttttatttactgctcAACACTATAAActataaactttaaaaataaagtttactgATTTGTATGTGGACTTTCTGTTTCCCATAAGTGGTTATGATGTCTGCTGTAACAGATTCCTAAAAATGCTTTGACATATTCTGCCGGCTATGACATTACTTATTTACTGTGCGTATTTACTGTGTGCATTTACCACTGGGATCTGAATTGGTTAAAAGAACAGGAGTGTGCAGCTTCACCGGTAAGGGTCGAAAGGGTACTGTCCACATTCTTGAAGACTACATGACACAACTCCTAACCCGTTTCTGAACCCAGATCTAACTTACCTTACCTTAACGTAACCTGATCCTATCctcaaaaacagacacatttgtttaaacaaataCCTCAGAAAGTAACTTcaatcttatcttttttttaacaatagaGAATACGGCCCTTAGAGGACTAATTTTACATGCAAATAGATAAGAACTAATGAAAACAGtctgcacaaaaaaatgattaaattgtACAGTAGTTATACagatttttgtttgtacttacagacaaaaaaagaataatgtaGTTTACAGTTTGTTGTTCTCGTTAATTCTCAGTGGGTAATAATCAGTCCGTTTCTGAATGGTTTCAGTGACAGTATCTTGCTCCTCCCTCTGGTTGGTTCCTGTCCCTTTAAGCCGGTGCGGAAGTAGACGGAGTTGATGCAACACTCGAGGGAAGGTCAGGCTCGGGTTCCCGTCAATTCAATCATCACATATTAAACCAAACCGGTTTTCGGGACCAGTTAACTGTCTCGGAGGAACAGCTACGAGTCTCCACTTTCGCCGCTACCCAGCTTTAAACACTCCGGTGCGTCCGTGGCTTTGCTCGGAGGGAACTCCAGCGGGAAGTAACGACACTCGGCGGCGGTTCGTTTTAAATCATCTGACGGCTCGGCGTAAATCCGTCCTCCCGATGTCTTCGTCCAAATGCACCCGGCTGAGCGGAGCCCTGGTGAAACAGGTGCTGGACTCCGTGGACAGTGTCCTGTTCGACTGTGACGGGGTGATCTGGAGGGGGGACCAGGCCGTCCCGGGCGCTGCCCAGGTCATCAACCTCCTCAAGGCGCACGGCAAGAAGGTCTTCTTCGTgaccaacaacagcagcaagaCGCGGAAGATGTACGCCGAGAAAATGATCGCGATGGGCTTCAACGTGACGGAAAACGAGGTGTTCGGGACGGCGTACTGCTCCGCCATGTACCTGAAGACCGTGTGCAAGCTGGAGGGGGGCAAAGTGTACCTGATAGGGAGCAACGCCATGAGGCAGGAGCTGGAGGCGGTGGGGATCCGGCAGACCGGCGTGGGACCCGACCCCGTCTCCGGGAAGCAGATCGACTGGGCCACCGTGCCCCTGGACCCCGAGGTGAaggcggtggtggtgggctTCGACGAGCATTTCAGCTACATGAAGCTGAACAGAGCCCTGCAGTACCTGATCCAGCAGGGCTGCCTGTTCGTGGGAACCAACAGGGACACCAGGCTGCCTCTGGAGGGGGGCAAGGCTGTCCCAGGTAAAGACACGCACTGACTCAGATATCCTCACTCATTAAATCCACTCATATTGGACTAGTTTAAATCACCCATTGTCTGAGGTGTTCACTCTCCTTCTAGTCCAGGATGAACaagcttatttttcttaaaggGATGCGGAGTATTTCCAGCCCTACCTTCCTTCTGGTCATGAAAAATGTACCTATTGATGACTTCTAAATCTTCAagagaaaaacagttttctaaATGTTCAGATCTAGAAATAGAAAGACCACATCACATGCGCATCATCCATAATATTAAAACcgcagacagagagaagtaaGTAAtgttgaccgtcttgtgacaattcagtattgtgctgtgaaacttttggacctggcattcattcatgtgcatgttacgCAGACATGTcccacccgcctagaccagaccggacaccaccaccccatagcaatgacactcacacacaaaaacagtttagaagaAGGCCTatatccattctctgttgagtcacaactgttttggaggcacaaaggagacctacacgatattagggaggtggtcataatgttatgcctgattgatgtattcccctcttccttcctctcaggTACGGGCTGCCTGCTGCAGGCTGTCGAGACAGCCGCCCAGCGCAAGTCCCAGACCGTGGGCAAGCCCAACCACTTCATGTTCGACTGCGTGGCCTCCCAGTTCGGCGTGGAGCCCGGCCGCTGCCTCATGGTCGGGGACCGGCTCGACACCGACATCATGCTGGGCACCAACTGCGGCCTGAAgaccctcctcaccctcacgGGGGTCAACACCGTGGCCGACGCCGAGGCCCACCGGGAGAGCGGCTGCGCGGAGAGGCAGGGGATGGTGCCGGATTATTACGTGGAGAGCATCGCGGACCTCCTTCCAGCTCTGCAGGGATGAGGCCGAGAAACGACGCAGCGGCTGCACGCCTTAGAAActgtcttttaaaagaaaaaaaaaatacgaaaggaatatattttttatctagATTAGCATGTTAAAAGTCATCTCTGTAACCAAACGTCTGTTTGGCAGAGATAAAGACTCTAGAGACActgttcagattttatttgattcactaaatatatatatatatatatatatatatatatatatatatatatatataaagtattcttttaatgtatttaagtGTTAAATAGATTTAAATTAAGCCGAGTGTATGTTCTGTTTTTAAGTAGACGCGAATGTACTTCACAAAACCTTGTTCTATCTGTGATGCAACACGTCAAACAACTGCAACTTGAGTGAAGAAATGAGCACATGAAGTGTCAACAGTTTGGTAATATGTGTTCAGGTTTACAGACTGATAACGGTCGGACCTGAGCtttctgtgttctttttgtgtattttaagacGCGGGACAAAATGTGCTGATATCTGCACTGAGATACAACGGATGCAGTCCCTCTCTGTTCTGTCAATGTCATTTTTATGTGTGAGAGAATGACACTAATGTCTTGAAGATTTGCTCGTAAGAACAGTATTCCTTCTGTCTCCCAGAACCAGAAATGAAAGCAACactcagaataaaaacaaaccgtTTTCAGTAAATCTACCCCGGCTTTCTGTGGCTTTAACTTCCCTCTGGGTCCCGTGCTTAAAGTCACCTTGGTCTGTCATCGTGGGCTGGATGCGGCAGCGGTCAGGCCAGTGTAtcacctctcacctgatgagaGAGACTTTCCAAGCTGCGCCTGCCTCACCTCTTTGTCCATTGTCTGGACGGCAGAGTGCAGCCAGTCCCTCTCGTGTGGGCATATGTTTGAGTTTGAGtgaggaggggaagggaaggaagggagggggggtggctAATGAAAAGCTGGATCACGTTAAAGAGGTGTATTAAGCCACATTAGACAGAGGAGACATAAAAGGGGGAGGAAATTGCAGGAAGACAAAAGTTGAAAATTGAGTTTGGTGAGAGTTTTGTGTGGCCCCGTTTCGGGAGGGGGACAGGacaggggggtgggaggggaggggacaaGAAGGC
This window of the Mugil cephalus isolate CIBA_MC_2020 chromosome 16, CIBA_Mcephalus_1.1, whole genome shotgun sequence genome carries:
- the zdhhc4 gene encoding palmitoyltransferase ZDHHC4 → MDFLTLFAIYVAVVLACIALVCKYSGQQQTPFHKLFDSVTKVVSPLTPKWLQRFSQRTLHRLFHQRSNMFIYVHILLEGAVYAEFTYEVFGFCRDMDTTLISLSVPYILLVVKTFFFYLCIKRDPGTVTKKKVASQMRIYSYDRRLFHPGVSCPTCQLVKPARSKHCRVCNRCVQRFDHHCVWVNNCIGAQNTRYFLLYLFSVCAMAGDIALLTGDMLLHAVLRSGLLRASYIDEYGQQQQAGPVFIVQQLFMTFPRIVFMLGFLIFVFFLLAGYSLFHSFLAVVNQTSNEWYKSRGYVCQHCHPTAAADNLRGPAPDHSKRYYYSRGLLRNLGEIFFPPRPVQKKDS
- the LOC125022270 gene encoding glycerol-3-phosphate phosphatase, which encodes MSSSKCTRLSGALVKQVLDSVDSVLFDCDGVIWRGDQAVPGAAQVINLLKAHGKKVFFVTNNSSKTRKMYAEKMIAMGFNVTENEVFGTAYCSAMYLKTVCKLEGGKVYLIGSNAMRQELEAVGIRQTGVGPDPVSGKQIDWATVPLDPEVKAVVVGFDEHFSYMKLNRALQYLIQQGCLFVGTNRDTRLPLEGGKAVPGTGCLLQAVETAAQRKSQTVGKPNHFMFDCVASQFGVEPGRCLMVGDRLDTDIMLGTNCGLKTLLTLTGVNTVADAEAHRESGCAERQGMVPDYYVESIADLLPALQG